In one Paraburkholderia azotifigens genomic region, the following are encoded:
- a CDS encoding biliverdin-producing heme oxygenase, giving the protein MPSPLSTSNLDVLAALRSATGSRHALIDSAMPLSADAPTLHDYRLHLQLIAAWLAPLERWLARFDDGPQHALPFVARMPLIESDLADPSLRVRNDTFDTVGDDTTPSDAGDAAYRWGACYVIEGSQLGGTVLYRRLREMLAPHPLRYLSGDMSGDMSGDGVPPGPRWKVFLDAMRRDVHAPRDIARACDGARDAFDRLLALIPATQTVDINADSGAQKALGELRS; this is encoded by the coding sequence GTGCCTTCTCCGCTTTCCACGTCCAACCTTGATGTGCTTGCCGCGCTGCGCAGCGCGACGGGCAGCCGTCATGCGCTGATCGATTCGGCGATGCCGCTGTCAGCGGATGCACCGACCTTGCATGACTATCGCTTGCATCTGCAACTGATTGCCGCGTGGCTCGCGCCGCTGGAGCGATGGCTTGCGCGCTTCGACGACGGCCCGCAGCATGCGTTGCCGTTTGTCGCGCGGATGCCGTTGATCGAAAGCGATCTCGCCGATCCTTCGTTGCGCGTGCGGAACGATACGTTCGACACGGTTGGAGACGACACTACGCCGTCCGATGCCGGCGATGCCGCCTATCGATGGGGCGCGTGCTACGTGATCGAAGGATCGCAACTGGGCGGGACCGTGCTTTACCGGCGTTTGCGCGAGATGCTGGCGCCGCATCCGTTGCGCTATCTGAGCGGCGACATGAGCGGCGACATGAGCGGCGACGGCGTGCCGCCCGGGCCTCGCTGGAAAGTCTTCCTCGACGCGATGCGCCGGGACGTCCACGCGCCGCGCGATATCGCGCGTGCGTGCGACGGCGCAAGGGACGCGTTCGATCGTCTGCTGGCATTGATTCCGGCGACGCAGACGGTCGACATCAATGCCGACAGCGGCGCGCAGAAAGCACTCGGCGAGTTGCGCAGCTAA
- a CDS encoding type II secretion system F family protein, with protein sequence MDTTLLAFAVLGFVAVVLLIEGVYVYWNSRHGPAVKRLDARIRAMSAGGHVGGEQMSILKQRLLSESPMLTRMLMRMPRVHLLDLYLQQSGLSWSVGRFVGYSLASACGGLLFGMGGMHLPFAVALAVACGFALLPLLYLRRKRAKRIVQLERQLPDAADLIARALRAGHSFPAALGMVADELPNPLGGEFRIAFDEINYGVAMNDALMNLVSRVPVDDVRYFVIAVLIQREAGGNLAEILGNIAGIIRERLKLLAKVRVLSAEGRLSAWILGVLPFVVLGALSVLNPGYCKVFWEDETGQKIAGAALSTMAFGVMWLRRTVRIRV encoded by the coding sequence ATGGATACGACATTGCTGGCCTTCGCGGTGCTCGGCTTCGTTGCGGTCGTGCTGCTGATCGAGGGCGTGTATGTGTACTGGAACAGCCGGCACGGCCCCGCCGTCAAGCGGCTGGATGCGCGCATCCGCGCGATGTCGGCGGGCGGCCACGTGGGCGGCGAGCAGATGTCGATTCTCAAGCAGCGCCTCCTGAGCGAATCGCCGATGCTCACGCGCATGCTGATGCGCATGCCGCGCGTGCATCTGCTCGATCTGTATCTGCAGCAGTCCGGGCTGTCGTGGTCGGTGGGCCGCTTCGTCGGCTATTCGCTGGCGTCCGCGTGCGGCGGGCTGCTGTTCGGCATGGGCGGCATGCATCTGCCGTTCGCCGTCGCGCTGGCCGTGGCGTGCGGTTTCGCGCTGCTGCCTCTCCTGTATCTGCGGCGCAAGCGCGCGAAACGCATCGTGCAGCTCGAACGCCAGTTGCCCGATGCCGCCGATCTGATCGCCCGCGCGCTGCGCGCCGGCCACTCGTTTCCCGCCGCGCTCGGCATGGTCGCCGACGAGTTGCCCAATCCGCTCGGCGGCGAATTCCGCATTGCGTTCGACGAGATCAACTACGGCGTGGCGATGAACGATGCGCTGATGAACCTCGTGAGCCGCGTGCCCGTCGACGACGTGCGCTACTTCGTGATCGCCGTGCTGATCCAGCGCGAGGCGGGCGGCAATCTTGCGGAAATTCTCGGCAACATCGCGGGCATCATCCGCGAGCGGCTCAAGCTGCTCGCGAAGGTGCGCGTGCTGTCGGCGGAAGGGCGGCTGTCGGCGTGGATACTCGGCGTGCTGCCGTTCGTCGTGCTGGGCGCGCTGTCGGTGCTGAATCCCGGCTACTGCAAGGTGTTCTGGGAAGACGAGACGGGCCAGAAGATCGCGGGCGCCGCGCTGTCGACGATGGCGTTCGGCGTGATGTGGCTGCGCAGAACCGTGCGCATCCGCGTGTAG
- a CDS encoding PAS domain-containing sensor histidine kinase: MDRLTSQPRAALPVDTTQVFELLPDAWLILDERFEVVLANARYRAMHGVTLADIRGRSIYDINQFGSQSQRELRRSWLDSMLPGLAPGENRLSPLIRYDTPMPNASDGELTPRYWQVRTSTIDGGGGRASMIAMCVMDVSDSIAVTERDQRERAKLRSQARLRQVLVDEANAELRVHREQLRQALEFAHVGAWELDPATGAIEGTEQCKVNLGVAPSDVLTQTLLFDELVDEADRVRVNEAMSRALAQREHFEVEFRVTWPDRSVHWILLRGLGRYQPADTLNAIVGFTLDITSRKEAELEQRAIAESEKRAREHSDEVARAMDHFVTAVSHELRSPLGAILSWTTLLQRAADPSHVVRAAGVIERNAHQLSHMVDDLLDSGAIATGKLSVSLEPVDLGALAGNVAEDIRMTAETKGLRLVVGELASCVVMADQSRMKQVAWNLLSNAVKFCAQGEVEISVTVKGQQVELMVRDTGCGIEPDGLARIFERFRQINPESGGRVAGLGLGLWLVKHLVDLHHGSVRAESPGRGLGSWFIVTLPVYR; the protein is encoded by the coding sequence ATGGACAGACTAACCAGCCAACCGCGCGCCGCGTTGCCGGTCGACACCACGCAAGTGTTCGAACTGTTGCCGGATGCCTGGCTGATCCTCGACGAGCGTTTCGAAGTCGTGCTCGCCAACGCGCGTTATCGCGCGATGCACGGCGTCACACTGGCCGACATTCGAGGCCGTTCCATCTACGACATCAACCAGTTTGGCTCGCAATCGCAACGCGAATTGCGGCGCAGCTGGCTCGATTCGATGCTGCCGGGACTCGCACCCGGCGAAAACCGTCTGTCTCCGTTGATCCGCTATGACACGCCGATGCCGAACGCGAGCGACGGCGAGCTGACGCCACGCTACTGGCAGGTGCGCACGTCGACGATCGACGGTGGCGGAGGGCGCGCGTCGATGATCGCCATGTGCGTGATGGATGTCAGCGATTCGATTGCCGTGACCGAGCGCGATCAGCGCGAGCGCGCGAAGCTGCGTTCGCAGGCGCGCCTGCGTCAGGTGCTGGTCGACGAGGCGAATGCGGAGCTGCGCGTGCACCGCGAGCAGTTGCGCCAGGCGCTGGAGTTTGCGCATGTCGGCGCGTGGGAACTGGATCCCGCGACGGGGGCGATCGAGGGCACCGAGCAGTGCAAGGTGAATCTCGGTGTCGCGCCATCGGATGTATTGACGCAGACGCTGTTGTTCGACGAACTGGTCGACGAAGCCGATCGCGTGCGCGTGAACGAGGCGATGAGTCGGGCGCTTGCACAGCGCGAGCATTTCGAGGTGGAGTTCCGCGTCACCTGGCCGGACCGCTCGGTGCACTGGATTCTGCTGCGCGGCCTTGGCCGTTATCAACCGGCTGATACGCTGAACGCGATCGTCGGTTTTACGCTCGATATCACGTCGCGCAAGGAGGCCGAACTCGAGCAGCGTGCGATTGCCGAGTCTGAGAAGCGCGCGCGGGAGCATAGCGACGAAGTGGCGCGCGCGATGGATCATTTCGTCACGGCCGTGAGTCACGAATTGCGTTCGCCGCTTGGTGCGATTTTGTCGTGGACGACGCTATTGCAGCGCGCGGCCGATCCTTCACATGTCGTGCGCGCGGCGGGGGTGATCGAGCGCAATGCGCATCAGTTGTCGCATATGGTCGATGATCTGCTCGACAGCGGCGCGATTGCGACGGGCAAGCTCTCGGTGAGCCTGGAGCCTGTCGATCTTGGCGCGCTGGCCGGCAACGTGGCCGAGGATATCCGCATGACGGCGGAAACGAAGGGACTGCGGCTCGTGGTCGGCGAACTGGCGTCCTGTGTGGTGATGGCCGATCAAAGCCGGATGAAGCAGGTCGCGTGGAATCTTTTATCGAATGCGGTGAAGTTTTGCGCGCAGGGCGAGGTTGAGATTAGTGTGACCGTTAAAGGTCAGCAGGTCGAGTTGATGGTGCGGGATACCGGGTGTGGGATCGAGCCCGATGGTTTGGCCCGCATCTTCGAGCGGTTTCGGCAGATTAATCCTGAAAGCGGTGGGCGCGTTGCAGGGCTTGGGCTCGGGCTTTGGCTTGTTAAGCATCTCGTTGATTTGCATCACGGGAGTGTGCGGGCTGAAAGCCCTGGGAGAGGGCTCGGGTCCTGGTTTATTGTGACGTTGCCGGTTTATCGGTGA
- a CDS encoding CsbD family protein, with translation MNKDQVKGTAEKMKGKVNEAVGKATGNRSQELKGDVQQGAGEMQKSYGDAKEAAKDVERENRKHHH, from the coding sequence ATGAACAAGGATCAAGTGAAGGGCACTGCCGAGAAGATGAAGGGCAAGGTCAACGAGGCCGTCGGCAAGGCAACGGGCAACCGCAGCCAGGAATTGAAGGGCGACGTGCAGCAGGGCGCCGGCGAAATGCAGAAATCCTACGGCGACGCGAAGGAAGCCGCCAAGGACGTCGAACGCGAAAACCGCAAGCATCATCACTGA
- a CDS encoding type II secretion system F family protein, with translation METEQILVLAAMFVIVFGAVWKAMSLLRPDPLKRRIDGIAAASLGAAGVQGIPDAADAAAEESPAWMETVAKVSHHVARLSLPKDDWDKSALRRRFANAGLRSEGATAIYFAAKTLLALVLPALALVGITLLAGPDAQKFLLVATLLMAAIGFYLPNVVLTRLVEARQRKIFEDLPDALDLMTVCVEAGLGLDAAMQRVAEEIGVKSHALKEEFELMLLELRAGSAREKALRNLALRTGVEDIDTLTSMLIQADRFGTSVGDSLRVFIDALRTKRRLRAEEQAAKIALKLLFPLMFCIFPTLIIVLIGPAAMQVAHQLLPTMSGMH, from the coding sequence ATGGAAACCGAACAGATTCTCGTGCTGGCCGCGATGTTCGTGATCGTGTTCGGCGCAGTGTGGAAAGCGATGTCGCTGCTGCGCCCCGATCCGCTGAAGCGGCGCATCGACGGCATTGCGGCGGCTTCATTGGGGGCAGCAGGCGTGCAGGGCATCCCGGACGCAGCGGACGCCGCCGCAGAAGAAAGCCCCGCCTGGATGGAAACGGTCGCGAAGGTGTCGCATCACGTCGCGCGGCTGTCGCTGCCGAAGGACGACTGGGACAAATCCGCGCTGCGGCGCCGCTTTGCGAACGCGGGGCTGCGCAGCGAAGGCGCGACGGCGATCTACTTCGCCGCCAAGACGCTGCTCGCGCTCGTGCTGCCTGCGCTCGCGCTGGTCGGCATCACGCTGCTGGCAGGCCCGGACGCGCAGAAATTCCTGCTGGTGGCGACGCTCTTGATGGCGGCGATCGGCTTCTATCTGCCGAACGTGGTGCTGACCCGTCTCGTCGAGGCGCGCCAGCGCAAGATCTTCGAAGACCTGCCCGACGCGCTCGATCTGATGACGGTGTGCGTCGAAGCGGGCCTTGGGCTGGACGCGGCCATGCAGCGCGTCGCCGAGGAGATCGGCGTGAAGAGCCACGCGCTCAAGGAAGAATTCGAACTCATGCTGCTCGAACTGCGCGCGGGCTCGGCGCGCGAGAAGGCACTGCGCAATCTTGCGCTGCGCACGGGCGTCGAGGACATCGACACCCTCACGTCGATGCTGATCCAGGCGGACCGTTTCGGCACGAGCGTCGGCGATTCGCTGCGCGTGTTCATCGACGCGCTGCGCACCAAGCGCCGTCTGCGTGCCGAGGAACAGGCCGCGAAGATCGCGCTGAAGCTGCTGTTTCCGCTGATGTTCTGCATCTTCCCGACGCTGATCATCGTGCTGATCGGGCCCGCGGCGATGCAGGTCGCGCACCAGCTGCTGCCCACGATGAGCGGCATGCACTGA
- a CDS encoding CpaF family protein, producing MSLRDQLRLQSVSNNGSNSGTAAPDAAAAGGTVESLAARRAYQQLKMNVHEKIIDRVELDKLQRLTPEQIRRELAQLVERIVDEDKIPMNEIERRRLSQDVHDEMFGLGPLEPLLADPTVSDILVNTSQHVYVERRGKLEHTDITFFDDAHLMKIIERIVSRVGRRIDESTPMVDARLPDGSRVNAIIPPSAIDGPLVSIRRFAVNPLKVDDMVKNQTFTPAMAQLLEALIKSKLNVLISGGTGSGKTTMLNLLSGFIPGDERIVTIEDAAELQLRQEHVLRLETRPPNIEGKGEISQRSLVRNALRMRPDRIVLGEVRGAEALDMLHAMNTGHEGSMATLHANTPRDALTRLENMVGMAGLSMPIKAMRQQIASAITVVVQASRLSDGRRKLMSIQEITGMEGEIINMQEIFTFKRTGVAEDGTVKGYFCATGVRPKFADRLAAFGLALPDQMFDPARRYEV from the coding sequence ATGTCATTGCGCGATCAACTGAGATTGCAGAGTGTGTCGAACAACGGCTCGAACAGCGGCACGGCAGCGCCCGACGCGGCAGCGGCAGGCGGCACCGTCGAGAGCCTCGCCGCGCGGCGCGCGTATCAGCAGCTGAAGATGAACGTGCACGAGAAGATCATCGACCGCGTCGAACTCGACAAGCTGCAGCGCCTCACACCCGAGCAGATCCGCCGCGAACTCGCGCAGCTGGTCGAGCGCATCGTCGACGAAGACAAGATCCCGATGAACGAGATCGAACGGCGGCGGCTCTCGCAGGACGTGCACGACGAAATGTTCGGCCTCGGTCCGCTCGAGCCGCTGCTCGCCGATCCGACCGTGTCGGACATTCTCGTCAACACGTCGCAGCATGTGTACGTGGAGCGGCGCGGCAAGCTCGAACACACCGACATCACGTTCTTCGACGACGCGCATCTGATGAAGATCATCGAGCGCATCGTGTCGCGCGTCGGACGGCGCATCGACGAGTCGACGCCGATGGTCGACGCGCGCCTGCCCGACGGTTCGCGCGTCAACGCGATCATTCCGCCTTCCGCGATCGACGGGCCGCTGGTGTCGATTCGCCGCTTCGCCGTGAATCCGCTGAAAGTGGACGACATGGTGAAGAACCAGACCTTCACGCCCGCGATGGCGCAGCTGCTCGAAGCGCTGATCAAGTCGAAGCTCAACGTGCTGATTTCGGGCGGCACGGGCAGCGGCAAGACGACCATGCTCAATCTGCTGTCGGGTTTCATTCCCGGCGACGAACGTATCGTCACGATCGAAGACGCGGCGGAACTGCAACTGCGTCAGGAACACGTGCTGCGACTCGAAACGCGGCCGCCGAACATCGAAGGCAAGGGCGAAATCTCGCAGCGCTCGCTGGTGAGGAACGCACTGCGGATGCGGCCCGACCGCATCGTGCTCGGCGAAGTGCGCGGCGCGGAAGCGCTCGACATGCTGCACGCGATGAACACGGGCCACGAAGGATCGATGGCGACGCTGCACGCGAACACGCCGCGCGACGCGCTGACGCGCCTCGAAAACATGGTCGGCATGGCAGGCCTGTCGATGCCCATCAAGGCGATGCGTCAGCAGATCGCGTCGGCGATCACGGTGGTCGTGCAGGCCTCGCGCCTGTCGGACGGCCGCCGCAAGCTGATGAGCATCCAGGAAATCACGGGGATGGAAGGCGAGATCATCAACATGCAGGAGATCTTCACGTTCAAGCGCACGGGCGTTGCCGAAGACGGCACGGTGAAGGGCTACTTCTGCGCGACGGGCGTGCGCCCCAAGTTCGCTGACCGCCTCGCCGCGTTCGGTCTCGCGCTGCCGGATCAGATGTTCGATCCTGCGCGGCGCTACGAAGTCTGA
- a CDS encoding AAA family ATPase, with translation MIDILLISSGPDRSQKIEQLLEGCGIAHRVRVQHGAVRQLRAHAAAIKTADLLIVDDVGLEPHDMVSIEEALSHVPQLNCMLVTPAPSTALLMAAMRAGVRHVLPWPLDAQAFAAELSHVWSKKTAGARREGRVVSLTSCKGGTGTTFIAMNVAHALATQRGKRVLLVDANQQFADASLLVADQTPAATLADLCAQVDRLDNAFFDACVMHVNDDLDVLAGAGDPIRAGDLRPAQLERVLALARSQYDAVIVDLGLGINPLAIHVLDQSDRICMLVRQSVLYLRAGRRMLDIFHELGYATSKVSVLVNQYDKHAPVDLQAFQQSFGMSVAHRFARDDRHAGAALDQGLPIISVAKGSALAQDIVAFAHVLSPAPQKEKKGGLARLFASKPRDVPQLKTGH, from the coding sequence ATGATCGACATCCTCCTCATCTCATCGGGTCCGGACCGCTCGCAGAAAATCGAGCAGTTGCTGGAAGGATGCGGCATCGCGCATCGAGTGCGGGTGCAGCACGGCGCGGTGCGGCAGTTGCGCGCGCATGCGGCGGCCATCAAGACGGCGGATCTGCTGATCGTCGACGACGTCGGTCTCGAGCCGCACGACATGGTGTCGATCGAAGAGGCGCTTTCGCACGTGCCGCAGCTGAACTGCATGCTGGTGACGCCCGCGCCCTCGACGGCGCTGCTGATGGCGGCGATGCGCGCGGGGGTGCGCCACGTGCTGCCCTGGCCGCTCGATGCGCAGGCGTTCGCCGCCGAGCTGTCGCACGTGTGGAGCAAGAAGACGGCGGGCGCGCGGCGCGAAGGGCGCGTGGTCTCGCTGACGTCGTGCAAGGGCGGCACGGGCACGACCTTCATCGCGATGAATGTCGCGCATGCGCTTGCGACGCAGCGCGGCAAGCGCGTGCTGCTCGTCGACGCGAACCAGCAGTTCGCGGATGCGAGCCTGCTGGTCGCCGACCAGACGCCCGCGGCGACGCTCGCCGATCTGTGCGCGCAGGTCGACCGGCTCGACAACGCGTTCTTCGACGCCTGCGTGATGCACGTGAACGACGACCTCGACGTGCTGGCGGGGGCAGGCGACCCGATTCGCGCAGGCGACCTGCGGCCCGCGCAGCTCGAACGCGTGCTCGCGCTCGCACGCTCGCAGTACGACGCCGTGATCGTCGATCTCGGCCTCGGCATCAATCCGCTCGCGATTCACGTGCTCGACCAGAGCGACCGCATCTGCATGCTGGTGCGCCAGAGCGTGCTGTATCTGCGCGCGGGCCGCCGCATGCTAGACATCTTTCACGAACTCGGCTACGCGACAAGCAAGGTCAGCGTGCTCGTGAATCAGTACGACAAGCACGCACCCGTCGATCTGCAGGCGTTCCAGCAGAGCTTCGGGATGAGCGTCGCACATCGTTTCGCGCGCGACGACCGGCATGCGGGCGCGGCGCTCGATCAGGGGCTGCCCATCATCAGCGTCGCCAAAGGCAGCGCGCTCGCGCAGGACATCGTGGCCTTCGCGCACGTGCTGTCGCCGGCGCCGCAGAAAGAGAAGAAGGGCGGTCTCGCGCGCCTGTTCGCGTCGAAGCCGCGCGACGTGCCGCAACTGAAGACGGGCCACTGA
- a CDS encoding patatin-like phospholipase family protein — MVKKTAVHAAAHSAQASRASTRPRKAEDARAAAHPDIDAQVVLVLQGGGALGAYQAGVFEALHDAGIEPDWVIGTSIGAINGAIIAGNRPAERMERLRTFWDRVTWTGYQAPNWLAACAPGCAAFGLPASLAAALATAWAPWIPGYEQWLRNLSIMSQGLPAFFTPRADAWLALQTPVGIEQAAFYHTEPLRETLGALIDFDYLNGKETRLTVGTVGVGSGQMRYFTNRDEPLDVGHVMASAAFPPGFPSVRIDGEAYWDGGIYSNTPLEAVLDDRPRHSSVIFTVQLWPAHGAEPTSIHEAMSRQRDIQYSSRAESHLERQRQIHRLRHVIRELGKHLPDDERESAAVKELLNWGCGTTMQVIELDAPSFGRDDLHKDIDFSTDGIRRRWDAGYADAQRMIERAPWRAEPDPMEGIAIHRSDPEAG, encoded by the coding sequence ATGGTCAAGAAGACTGCGGTGCACGCGGCGGCGCATTCCGCGCAGGCTTCGCGCGCGTCCACGCGGCCCCGCAAGGCAGAAGACGCGCGCGCCGCCGCGCATCCCGACATCGATGCGCAGGTCGTGCTCGTGCTGCAAGGCGGCGGCGCGCTGGGCGCGTATCAGGCGGGCGTGTTCGAAGCGCTGCACGACGCCGGGATCGAACCGGACTGGGTGATCGGCACGTCGATTGGCGCGATCAACGGCGCGATCATCGCGGGCAACCGGCCTGCCGAGCGCATGGAGCGCTTGCGCACGTTCTGGGATCGCGTGACATGGACGGGCTATCAGGCGCCGAACTGGCTCGCGGCCTGCGCGCCCGGTTGCGCCGCGTTCGGACTGCCCGCCAGTCTTGCCGCCGCGCTTGCCACCGCATGGGCCCCATGGATTCCCGGCTACGAGCAATGGCTGCGCAACCTGTCGATCATGTCGCAAGGCTTGCCCGCGTTCTTCACGCCGCGCGCCGATGCATGGCTCGCGCTGCAAACGCCCGTCGGCATCGAACAGGCTGCGTTCTATCACACCGAGCCGCTGCGCGAGACGCTTGGTGCGCTGATCGACTTCGACTATCTGAACGGCAAGGAAACGCGGCTCACGGTCGGCACGGTCGGCGTGGGCAGCGGGCAGATGCGCTATTTCACCAACCGCGACGAGCCGCTCGACGTCGGGCATGTGATGGCGTCGGCGGCGTTTCCGCCGGGCTTTCCATCGGTGCGAATCGACGGCGAAGCATACTGGGACGGGGGCATCTATTCGAATACGCCGCTCGAAGCCGTCCTCGACGACCGGCCGCGGCATAGCTCCGTGATCTTCACCGTGCAGCTGTGGCCCGCGCATGGCGCCGAGCCTACCTCGATACACGAGGCGATGAGCCGTCAGCGCGACATCCAGTATTCGAGCCGCGCCGAGAGCCATCTCGAACGGCAGCGGCAGATTCACCGGCTGCGGCATGTGATCCGCGAACTCGGCAAGCACCTGCCCGACGACGAGCGCGAGTCGGCCGCTGTCAAGGAGCTGCTGAACTGGGGCTGCGGCACGACGATGCAGGTGATCGAACTCGATGCGCCGAGCTTCGGTCGCGACGATCTGCACAAGGACATCGACTTTTCGACGGATGGCATCCGCCGGCGCTGGGACGCGGGTTATGCCGACGCGCAACGGATGATCGAACGTGCGCCGTGGCGCGCCGAGCCGGACCCGATGGAAGGCATCGCGATCCATCGCTCGGATCCCGAGGCCGGGTAA
- a CDS encoding TadE/TadG family type IV pilus assembly protein, which yields MTTTRARSRVPSRRRSGRARSGRLQAGVAAIEFALIAPVLFFLLCMVMDLGAALWVNLTMQ from the coding sequence ATGACGACCACACGTGCTCGTTCGCGCGTGCCGTCACGCAGGCGCAGCGGCCGCGCGCGCAGCGGCCGCCTGCAGGCGGGTGTCGCGGCCATCGAATTCGCGCTGATCGCGCCCGTGCTGTTCTTTCTGCTGTGCATGGTCATGGACCTCGGCGCCGCGCTGTGGGTGAACCTGACGATGCAATAA
- a CDS encoding nuclear transport factor 2 family protein: MTHPNAALIERFYEAFQRRDVETMAACYAPDVTFSDPVFTELHGDEVSDMWRMLVSRAQEFTLAFSHVTADDEHGSAHWVASYVFSQTGRSVVNQIDARFVFRDGLIVEHRDRFDLWRWASQALGAKGALLGWTPFVQGAIREQAKRGLAAWRARTA, translated from the coding sequence ATGACTCATCCCAATGCGGCATTGATCGAGCGATTCTACGAAGCATTCCAGCGGCGCGATGTCGAGACGATGGCGGCGTGCTACGCGCCCGACGTCACGTTTAGCGATCCCGTCTTCACGGAGCTGCACGGCGACGAAGTGAGCGACATGTGGCGCATGCTGGTGTCGCGCGCGCAGGAGTTCACGCTCGCGTTCAGCCATGTCACGGCCGACGACGAACACGGCAGCGCGCATTGGGTCGCGAGTTATGTGTTCAGCCAGACGGGCCGGTCCGTCGTCAATCAGATCGACGCGCGCTTCGTGTTCCGCGACGGCTTGATCGTCGAGCACCGCGACCGTTTCGATCTGTGGCGCTGGGCTAGTCAGGCGTTGGGCGCAAAGGGCGCGCTGCTCGGCTGGACGCCGTTCGTGCAGGGCGCGATTCGCGAGCAGGCGAAACGCGGGCTCGCTGCGTGGCGCGCAAGAACGGCATGA
- a CDS encoding response regulator: MDSNALSDSRLPTILLIDDEPDLLIAWALLLELEGFHVLTAFEPRKGVELAQRVHPALVITDLMMPGMDGAEVCRRLKSDPGLDGMPVILWSASPDIPGDLDCECTLHKPVARETLLGQVDLLLRRPPGGAGPLQGAGDASLS; this comes from the coding sequence ATGGATTCGAACGCCTTATCGGACAGCCGCCTCCCCACCATCCTGCTCATCGACGACGAGCCGGACCTCCTGATCGCGTGGGCTCTCCTGCTCGAACTGGAGGGCTTTCACGTGCTCACTGCCTTCGAGCCTCGCAAGGGCGTCGAGCTGGCGCAACGCGTGCACCCCGCGCTCGTCATCACGGATCTGATGATGCCGGGCATGGACGGCGCCGAAGTGTGCCGCAGACTCAAGAGCGATCCCGGCCTAGACGGCATGCCCGTGATCCTGTGGAGCGCCTCGCCCGACATTCCTGGCGATCTCGATTGCGAATGCACGCTGCACAAGCCAGTCGCGCGCGAGACCCTGCTAGGCCAGGTCGATCTGCTGCTGCGCCGGCCGCCTGGCGGAGCCGGACCGCTGCAAGGCGCGGGCGACGCGTCCCTCAGTTGA
- a CDS encoding 2OG-Fe(II) oxygenase, which produces MREVDAAWQEWLTTNVSRGCTPESMVEAMVQAGFEADAAGEIVRRASSEQRAENRAETGTQAAVIDKPTEDETRAYHYDACPVAAGNTVRAHDRDVAVRVRFERPQAIVFDDVLSRDECDELIERARHRLKRSTTVNPENGREDVIQLRTSEGFWFQRCEDAFIERLDRRISALMNWPLEHGEGLQILHYTKGGEYRPHFDYFPPGQGGSLLHTSRGGQRVATLIVYLSDVDGGGETVFPDAGLAVMARQGGAIYFRYMNGRRQLDPLTLHGGAPVTSGEKWIMTKWMRERPYV; this is translated from the coding sequence ATGCGCGAAGTGGATGCGGCATGGCAGGAATGGCTCACGACGAACGTGAGCCGCGGGTGCACGCCCGAGTCGATGGTCGAGGCGATGGTGCAGGCGGGTTTCGAGGCCGACGCGGCGGGCGAGATCGTGCGCCGCGCTTCATCGGAGCAACGCGCGGAAAACCGCGCGGAGACGGGCACGCAGGCGGCCGTCATCGACAAGCCGACGGAAGACGAAACGCGTGCCTATCACTACGATGCGTGTCCCGTCGCGGCGGGCAACACGGTACGCGCGCACGACCGCGACGTCGCCGTTCGCGTGCGCTTCGAACGCCCGCAGGCGATCGTGTTCGACGACGTGCTGTCGCGCGACGAATGCGACGAGCTGATCGAGCGCGCACGGCATCGGCTGAAACGCTCGACCACCGTCAATCCCGAGAACGGCCGCGAGGATGTGATCCAGCTGCGCACCAGCGAAGGCTTCTGGTTCCAGCGCTGCGAGGACGCGTTCATCGAGCGGCTGGACCGCCGTATCTCCGCCCTGATGAACTGGCCGCTCGAGCATGGCGAAGGGTTGCAGATTCTGCACTACACGAAAGGCGGCGAATACCGTCCGCACTTCGATTACTTTCCGCCCGGCCAGGGTGGCAGCCTGCTGCATACGTCGCGCGGCGGCCAGCGTGTGGCGACGCTGATCGTCTATCTGAGCGACGTCGATGGCGGCGGGGAAACCGTCTTTCCGGATGCGGGGCTCGCGGTGATGGCGCGGCAAGGCGGCGCAATCTACTTCCGCTACATGAACGGGCGACGGCAGCTCGATCCGCTGACGCTGCACGGCGGCGCACCTGTCACGAGCGGCGAGAAATGGATCATGACGAAGTGGATGCGCGAGCGGCCTTACGTTTAG